The following DNA comes from Croceicoccus sp. YJ47.
AGTGTCGTCGGCCCTTCCCCGTCATTCCCCTCCGCGACAACGGGCATGAGCAAGGCCGCTGCCGGGCTGGCGTGCGGCACGATCCAGCAAAGCGGCATCTGATCGAGCAAACCGCGCACGGCGCCGTCATCGGCGGAGGAAATTGCGCTCATCCACGCCGCCAGATCGACCGCATCCAGTCGGCGGCATCCGCGATGGCCTCACGCGCCAGTGCCGATATGCTGACCGCTTCGAGAAAGCTGTGCGTCGCGCCTTCATAGACATGCAGTGCGACATCGACGCCGGCCTGCGCCATTCGCGACGCGGTTTCGCGGTTCTCATCGGCGAGAATATCGCACTGCGCAACGCAGAAGAACGCCGGAGGCAGGTCCGCGAAATTGCCGTTGAGCGGCGTGGCAAGGGGATGCGGCGCGCGGTCATCGCCCCGGTAATTGCGCCAGAACCAGTCCATCTCGTCGGCGGTCAGCATATATTCGGGACCGCCGTAGCGGCTGTGGCTCTCTCGCAACCGTTCGTCGAACGCGCCATAGTTGAGGATCAATCCGCCAAAGGGCGACCGCCCCGCATCACGCATCCGCATCGCCGTCGCAAGCGCGAGATTCGCGCCCGCGCTATCGCCGCCGACGATGGCATCGGTCATCTCCATTCCGTAATTCGCGCCATGCGTTTCGAGCCATCCGACCGCCGCGCCGATCTCGTCAAGTGCGACGGGGAAGCGCACTTCGGGCGACAGGCTGTAGTCGACACCGATGATCGCTGCGCCGCTGCGGGCCGCGTATTCGCGCATCAACCTGTCATGCGTGTCGAGGCTGAAACTGGTCCACCCGCCGCCATGCAGATAGATCAGCGCCGGGAGCGGCCGGTCCGTCACGGGACGATAGATGCGCAGCGGCGCGCCTGCATCCTGCGCCCCGATCTCGATCGTTTCGGCCATCTGCGGACCGCCGCTGCGCCATGGTTGCCTGACCTTCTCGGCAATGGCCCGGCGCTCGGCAATGGTCTCCCCGCCCTTGGTCAGCCGTTCATATTCCGCATTCACCGCACGGACGAAGCGGCGGATTTCGGGATCGATGTCATCGCCCGGCATGATGGTCTGGCTTTGTGTCATGCGCCCTTCCCGGCATCTGCATATATTGGCGGGCTGCCCTTTGATTGCTTCGCGGCCTTGCGCCGCGCAACGCGGGAAGACCGTTTCTTCCACCAGATATAGAGTCCCGTGACCGACTGCCCAAAGGTCACGAGACCCAGTACGAAAACCAGCGCCAGAGAGGCAAAGCCGAAAATCTCGCCGCTGTGGAGCGGATAGACCACGCGGATCATCGCGAGGCCCGCGCTGTCGGAATAGGGATCGACCTGATGCCGCCATTCGCCCGTATCGCCGTCGAAATAATGATCGACCGGTCCCAGCTGCCGATAGCTGAGCTCGCCATGGGGCGAAAACTTGACCCCATACAGGTTCCACTGCGGCAGGTAGAGCATCCGCGCCGGCTCCCAGTCGAGGCCGATCGCTTCGGCATGGGCCTCTGCGCGCGGAAGGACATCCGAGAACGAAAGGCGGGGAACGGCGCCCTGCGGAAACGGCGCGTCCTGATCGAACAGATCATGCTCGAGCGGGGAAACAGCCGTCACGGCAGGTTCGTACGCCTCGCTCCAGAAATTGAACGCAATCGAGGTCATGGCCAGCACGGCCAGAAACGGGAGCAGCCACAAGCCGCTCGCCCTGTGGAGATCGAGCAAAAGGCGCGGGATCGCACTGGAGCGGCGAAATTGCCAGTTGCGCCACCATTTTTTCCAGAACGGCCCCTTCTCGGGCGTGGTCAGCACCAGACCCGCGATCATCGCGAGCAGCCAGAGCACGGCGATTGCGCCCAGAAACAACCGTCCCGGCGTGCCGGTTAGCAATTCGAAATGCAGATCCGCGACCCCGGCCACGAAATTTCGGGGACCGAGGCCGGGCCCGGTTTCCCTGCCCCCGATGACCGATCCGTCCGCGGGGTTCAGAAAAACCTCGTCGAAGGCGGGGGCAATGGCGCCCGGCCTCGCGGAAAGCTCGGCCGCAATGGATCGGTTGGCGTCGCTGCGAAGCGGGAAAGCGGTCACCTGCAGGCCGGGATGGGCCGCCTGAAACGCGTCGATTGCGGCCACGGTGTCAAGAGGCGTCGATGCGACCGGGTTCGAAGCAGAAAACAGATCGGAATTGAGCGCATGGTCGAGCGGGGCCCGAAACACCAGCAGGCTGCCCGTCAATCCGGCCACGGCGAGAAACGCGAGGCTGACGAGCCCGCAATAGCGATGCAGCAGCAGCAAAAAGGCGCGCATGGACCATCCCCTCCTCATTCGCGGCGCCGCCCCGTTGTGCGG
Coding sequences within:
- a CDS encoding PepSY domain-containing protein, translated to MRAFLLLLHRYCGLVSLAFLAVAGLTGSLLVFRAPLDHALNSDLFSASNPVASTPLDTVAAIDAFQAAHPGLQVTAFPLRSDANRSIAAELSARPGAIAPAFDEVFLNPADGSVIGGRETGPGLGPRNFVAGVADLHFELLTGTPGRLFLGAIAVLWLLAMIAGLVLTTPEKGPFWKKWWRNWQFRRSSAIPRLLLDLHRASGLWLLPFLAVLAMTSIAFNFWSEAYEPAVTAVSPLEHDLFDQDAPFPQGAVPRLSFSDVLPRAEAHAEAIGLDWEPARMLYLPQWNLYGVKFSPHGELSYRQLGPVDHYFDGDTGEWRHQVDPYSDSAGLAMIRVVYPLHSGEIFGFASLALVFVLGLVTFGQSVTGLYIWWKKRSSRVARRKAAKQSKGSPPIYADAGKGA
- a CDS encoding alpha/beta hydrolase produces the protein MTQSQTIMPGDDIDPEIRRFVRAVNAEYERLTKGGETIAERRAIAEKVRQPWRSGGPQMAETIEIGAQDAGAPLRIYRPVTDRPLPALIYLHGGGWTSFSLDTHDRLMREYAARSGAAIIGVDYSLSPEVRFPVALDEIGAAVGWLETHGANYGMEMTDAIVGGDSAGANLALATAMRMRDAGRSPFGGLILNYGAFDERLRESHSRYGGPEYMLTADEMDWFWRNYRGDDRAPHPLATPLNGNFADLPPAFFCVAQCDILADENRETASRMAQAGVDVALHVYEGATHSFLEAVSISALAREAIADAADWMRSIWRRG